ATAAGATCTTaggttttcattttatttgagcAAGTGTTTAGATGTTATAGGTCAAGTAGACACTTCTCTTCCTGAAAGAATATTTCATATAATGTttattgttaaacttcaaaacttggGTTGCTACGGTCTAGTCCTTCCAAaagatcttgtcttaacaaacTTTTATAAGTTATATCGGAAGAAATGAAAAGGGCTTTTACGTTAATAGTAGAAGCCTAAACTCATGGAATTGTAGATATTGTAACAGTTGAATAAAAATTGGTGACTAaggttattttaattaaatacagGATTAGAACTTTAGTTTTATACTCTTCTTACTTTactttacattttaaaataaaatctctaAGAGTTAATCTATtaatatagtataaataataTAGGATATAAGGAATATAGAATATAAGTAATTCACGGTTAAGATAAATCTAAACCTGCTCAATATacaaaatattgatatatattgTACGACTTACCTTACTAAGTATGAAACAACTTACTAGAAACACAAGATAGTCAATCTGAAACGTCACAAAATCCTCAACTCCTCAAAAATGCGCTTAACACCAAGTAACATGTTGCAAACTCGTTCAacttaaatactaaaaaaaacaaattaaattttttttcaatagtaATTAGTTAAAATAGTGTAAATGTCAAAAACTAATTCACACtatcttaatttaatatataaatattatatatatatatatatataattatataattttttatattcttctatctttatcaaatttatggTTCCGATTGATACAAAACCAATAATActaatttacaatttaatataaGAACTTTCCCATCAATAACAGAAACAAGTTACTCGTTAAGTAGAGAAAATatcatttcaattaaaaataaagtacgatcttaatgaattttatagattttataaGAATGGAATAATAGGACCAATTATCcatcaaattttcataattatataccATTACTATATAACTAGGTTTCgttgtaaaaaaaatctacTTACTCAGTATTCTTGAGTAGGTAGAGTCACAAAGTGTAAACTGTACAAGTTAACCATTTAATgaataaagaattaaaagagAAAGGCTATTATACAAAGAAGACATGATAATTATGTGGAAAGTTACATTCGATGAAAGTCATATGTACAACTTGGAAAGATATCTTTAGTACTTTTTTAGATCTACCCTGTAATATGGtatcaaaaaattaaattaaattattttaactcttataaaaattctaaaaaaatagatTCTCTTTTCACATTCATGTCACATCGAAGTactatataagaaaaaaaattgtaaaatataattttttatcgtAAATTGATTAGTTAACATGTTAGTTAACTGTATTatgaaacagagaaaaaaaaacattaacttaTCAAATTCTCTATCAagaaaaaataagacaaaaacaaaTCCAGTATCTATTTTACATCAAACAATACGTACGTAGAGTAACTCTCAATATAGCATTAAAAGCAAGAAATGTAAGAAGATTAACTAATCAAATTCCTGTTGAAATAGgattcatacaaaaaaaaaagcactTGTCATAATTTGATTATTAGGGACGTTCGAAAATCGTCGTGGTCAAAATATAACTTTCAAATTAAGTTCTGAATCAGTGAATGTTGCCAAAGGTAGTGGCAACTCATTTTACTTAACATAACTTAagtaaaattatctatttatcACTATGTAAAGGTAAGACAACTCCTTTTACATTTCCTTATTAATAAATGAAGAATCAATCATTAATATTAGTTGAAGTCTTcaagttaaacaaaaattatatttggaaGCGTTTAACCAAAATTTGAGATATATTATGGTGCTTCAAGGCAAAATCAATAATGACAAACCATTTAGTTTTTAGATAGTTTTGAAAAGTAATTTTAGTCAAATTTTGTTCAATTagaagtaaattaaaatatgcaCTCTTAAGTCATCAATAAATCATTTTGAAACTCGTAAAAATTGTAAAgttttaaaacctaaaaagaaTTAAGCTACATACTAcccaaaaaataaaagtaagagGCATACAAaagaattttgttatttgaatattggagattgaaaattaagatatatatttgaaaaaaataatactatattagcgtataaaaagatatttttgttaaaaacacTTATTCACTTTTAGTATCATTAGATGAATttgtttatactatttttttaagtgaCATTATATTTCCACTATTTTATAACAAGACTACATACTTTATACAATTGAATTTGTAAAACAGGTGAACTAATTAATGTTAACTTTGGTGCAGGAAAAATGAACAAAAGTGTGTAAGTTCATATGCCCATTTGCCAATTTGATGAAAATCACGAGATTCAAAGTAAACTTTCATATTAtagtttgtaaaaaaatataaagtgttCAGATATTACAAGTATTTgccaatttaatgaaaatcacgagattcaatgtaaaattttatgttaCAGTTTTTAAAAGATAAGTGTTAGCTATTACAGGTTCAACTTGTAGgtgtaaatttgtttaaattttcagaGACATTTCCTTTAGCCTTATTGGTTTTGTAATATCAATTAGGCAGACATTATCTTGCACATCTAGAATTTATACATCCCCAATTTTATGTACTAAAAGCTTTGAATGAAAATACATCCAATAAAAACAAATCTGGTCtacaaatgatttttttaatacctTCCCAGAAAAGAGTTGGACATGTTTGGTGAATACCTATTTTTCAGTAACAATAATAATGACAAATTCTTTCCCACAATGCTTCAGCCATAACAAGTTATGGTTTGCACTATAAagaattttttaagtttacatCAATGTTAGTCCATCTTTAGACTGACtgcattttttatatcattttgacTCTTCATCCATATAACATGGTTGTATGTGTAAAAGAATCATCTCTCAAAACTTTTGAAGAatcttttctttataattttgatCCAAATAGCAAATTGgccatgaaaataaaattttatgtttatacaGTATTCTCCAACATAAGTACATATATATTCCTTATATGGAAATTCATTTCTCTCCTTCATATTTCTGAAATTTCTAATATTCTATACAGCAGCACTCTTCAAACTGCAACACATGAATTCCATCACATCACATCCACACGTCCTCGACATTTATGTGTTCAACCCAAGTTGAAGTTTCCAATGGTTTGAATTGTTCTATTTGCCATCCCTCCCAAAAACACTCTCTTATCTAAACTCTCAAATCAAATATCCCTTTTATCGAAACAAAGTAGGACCAATATTTGAGAAGCTCCCATTAGGAAACCATAGTTCTTTGATCGAAAGAAGACTTTGATGGAATTATTtggatagatagatagatatacgCGTTAGACATGTTCAACAAATTCCAAAATTCGATTCAATCCCAATTTCACAATagaccaaattaaaaaagagcaTAATGATTTAAAGCCTAAGCAACAATGACAgtacataaaaaacaaaacgtatcgataaaaaaagaaaacaaaaaacccTAAACGGTACCGTTAAAATCAAGCGGTGAGAACAACAGCGCCTCCAGCCTCCTTGATTTTCTTCTCGGCGATCTTGGAGACGAGCTTGGCCTTGACGACAAGGGGTTGGTTCTCCGGCAGAACGCCCTTCCCCAAAAGCTTGAAGTAGCCGAACCGCGTGACGTCGATGAGAGGCGCTTTGTTGTCCTTGGAGGCTTGGTCCTTAACTTGCTGAGGGACAAGGGACCATAGCTTGTCGATGTTAAGGATGGGGCAGTGGAACTTGTTGCGGAGCTTGTGGAAGTACCGCATTCCGACCTTCCCGAAGTACCCTGGATGGTACTTGTCGAAGAGGATCCGGTGGTGGTGCATGCCACCGGCGTTACCTCGCCCTCCGGGGTGCTTCCGGTGCTTCCCGATACGCCCGTGACCGGCGCTCACGTGACCCCTCTTCTTCCTGTTCTTCTTGAACC
This Vigna angularis cultivar LongXiaoDou No.4 chromosome 4, ASM1680809v1, whole genome shotgun sequence DNA region includes the following protein-coding sequences:
- the LOC108330758 gene encoding 60S ribosomal protein L27a-3, giving the protein MTTRFKKNRKKRGHVSAGHGRIGKHRKHPGGRGNAGGMHHHRILFDKYHPGYFGKVGMRYFHKLRNKFHCPILNIDKLWSLVPQQVKDQASKDNKAPLIDVTRFGYFKLLGKGVLPENQPLVVKAKLVSKIAEKKIKEAGGAVVLTA